In a genomic window of Streptococcus mitis NCTC 12261:
- a CDS encoding BglG family transcription antiterminator — protein MFDYRALVILMTLMDHCELSLYELSVKVSLPIKEVKEGIDYLVPYLANKGIVLDKKQGRYSLSNRTKQSLTDIIKSDELVLPKSTRLALIYLYTFCRLDFISNNHYQDFLKVSKNTTLSDIQSLRKIMLDNDLELGYSRAKGYTLHGSEWNKHRLAFQMVSELLESSIGIWGLDYVLSSWGYSLTYDLIDQVVKDYYEKLQIVPIVNQLKVCLFGLVFIICRYQRDVERVCLSETLVSPIIQDITTILLDTVVDLGIIDTVFSEDDYRYVTVLLSSCFEGEVDVAPVYFNQLTEAIISRMEDISLLHFKQREVLRENLRRHLIPAYYRLKFGLPSSNEYVLHVKEHYPDLFELVKDSLTPLMDAIDKPIPDSETAYFVIHFGGYLKKADNLPQKCYKAAIICPNGISSSLMIKENLLALFPQIEFIGTSKIDDLYAKTSSDYDMVFSTIKVDTEKPNYLVSVMMTEEQTTQLVELVSKDFPDTGYRDIELNQIISIVRRYSVITQELELKLALKRYLYQEMNRKEVLPLLEELITKETYQVSSEKLGWKEAIRLAAKPLLDQHKITENYPEAMIQKVEEFGPFINLGKGVAIPHARPDEGVNEIGMSMLVLEEPIYLLDNPEQEVRLLICIAAIDNESHLKALSHLTTILRDKNHVQTLISSKNYDDIEMIIKQED, from the coding sequence ATGTTTGATTATAGAGCACTAGTTATTTTGATGACTTTGATGGATCATTGTGAGCTATCATTATATGAATTATCTGTTAAGGTGAGCTTACCTATAAAGGAAGTCAAAGAAGGAATAGATTATTTAGTGCCTTATCTAGCTAATAAAGGGATAGTGCTGGATAAAAAACAAGGTCGCTATAGTTTATCAAATCGTACGAAGCAGTCTTTGACAGATATTATTAAGTCGGATGAATTGGTTTTACCAAAGTCGACTCGCTTAGCATTAATCTATCTTTACACTTTTTGCCGATTAGATTTTATATCGAATAATCATTACCAAGACTTTTTGAAAGTAAGTAAGAATACAACCTTATCTGATATTCAATCATTAAGAAAGATTATGTTAGATAATGATTTGGAGCTAGGGTACAGTAGAGCAAAAGGTTATACTTTACACGGTTCAGAGTGGAATAAGCACCGTTTAGCTTTTCAAATGGTTAGTGAGTTGCTGGAATCCTCCATAGGGATTTGGGGGTTGGATTATGTTTTATCCAGTTGGGGGTATTCATTAACTTATGATTTGATTGATCAGGTAGTTAAAGATTATTATGAAAAGCTACAGATAGTACCTATTGTTAATCAATTAAAAGTTTGCCTTTTCGGTTTAGTATTCATTATATGTAGGTATCAAAGGGATGTTGAAAGAGTATGTCTTTCAGAGACACTAGTATCTCCTATTATTCAAGATATAACGACTATTTTATTAGATACAGTAGTTGATTTGGGAATTATAGATACGGTATTTTCAGAGGATGATTATCGCTATGTCACAGTTTTATTATCAAGTTGCTTTGAAGGTGAAGTAGATGTTGCTCCGGTTTACTTTAATCAATTAACAGAGGCTATTATAAGTAGAATGGAAGATATTTCTTTGTTACATTTTAAACAAAGAGAAGTATTGAGAGAAAATCTTCGCCGCCACCTTATACCGGCTTACTATAGATTAAAGTTCGGCTTACCTAGCTCAAATGAATATGTGTTGCATGTTAAAGAACATTATCCTGATTTATTTGAACTAGTAAAAGATTCTTTGACTCCCTTGATGGACGCTATTGACAAGCCCATACCTGATAGTGAAACAGCATATTTTGTTATCCATTTTGGAGGATATTTAAAGAAAGCAGACAATTTGCCTCAAAAATGTTATAAAGCAGCAATTATCTGTCCTAATGGAATTAGTTCTTCATTGATGATAAAAGAGAATCTATTAGCATTATTCCCTCAAATTGAGTTTATAGGAACCTCAAAGATTGATGATTTATATGCGAAAACTAGTAGTGACTATGATATGGTTTTTTCTACTATAAAGGTGGATACAGAGAAGCCAAATTATCTAGTTTCTGTTATGATGACGGAAGAACAAACAACACAGTTAGTTGAATTGGTATCAAAAGATTTCCCAGATACAGGTTATCGAGATATTGAGCTTAATCAGATAATTAGCATAGTAAGACGATATAGTGTAATCACACAAGAATTAGAGTTAAAATTAGCATTAAAGAGGTATCTCTATCAAGAAATGAACAGAAAGGAAGTGTTACCATTGTTAGAAGAATTAATTACAAAAGAAACTTATCAGGTTAGTTCGGAAAAATTAGGATGGAAGGAGGCAATTCGTTTAGCAGCTAAACCGCTTTTGGATCAACATAAGATAACTGAGAACTACCCTGAGGCAATGATTCAAAAAGTAGAAGAGTTTGGGCCTTTTATTAATTTAGGGAAGGGAGTAGCAATTCCTCACGCTCGGCCAGATGAAGGTGTGAATGAAATAGGAATGTCAATGTTAGTTTTGGAAGAACCGATTTATTTATTGGATAATCCAGAACAGGAGGTAAGATTGTTGATTTGTATTGCAGCCATTGATAATGAGAGTCATTTAAAGGCTTTGTCACATTTAACAACAATTTTAAGAGATAAAAATCATGTTCAAACTTTAATATCATCAAAAAACTATGATGACATTGAAATGATAATTAAACAGGAGGATTAG
- a CDS encoding PTS sugar transporter subunit IIB, with protein MLRIGTACGSGLGSSFMVQMNIESVLSDLNVSDVEVEHYDLGGADPNAADIWIVGRDLADSASHLGDVRILNSIIDMDELRELITKLCEEKGLI; from the coding sequence ATGTTAAGAATTGGTACAGCTTGTGGTTCAGGATTAGGTTCAAGTTTTATGGTACAGATGAATATTGAATCTGTATTGAGTGATTTGAATGTTTCAGATGTAGAAGTTGAACACTATGATTTAGGTGGAGCAGATCCAAATGCAGCTGATATTTGGATTGTGGGTCGTGATCTAGCTGATTCAGCTAGTCATCTTGGAGATGTTCGTATCTTAAATAGTATTATTGATATGGATGAACTACGAGAATTAATTACTAAACTTTGTGAAGAAAAAGGACTTATTTAG
- a CDS encoding PTS ascorbate transporter subunit IIC, which produces MMKFILDIVSTPAILVALIAILGLVLQKKKLPDIIKGGIKTFVGFLVVSGGAGIVQNSLNPFGTMFEHAFHLSGVVPNNEAIVAVALTTYGSATAMIMFAGMVFNILIARFTRFKYIFLTGHHTLYMACMIAVILSVAGFTSLPLILLGGLALGIIMSISPAFVQKYMVQLTGNDKVALGHFSSLGYWLSGFTGSLIGDKSKSTEDIKFPKSLAFLRDSTVSITLSMAVIYIIVAIFAGSEYIEKEISNGTSGLVYALQLAGQFAAGVFVILAGVRLILGEIVPAFKGISERLVPNSKPALDCPIVYTYAPNAVLIGFISSFVGGLVSMAIMIASGTVVILPGVVPHFFCGATAGVIGNASGGVRGATIGAFLQGILISFLPVFLMPVLGGLGFQGSTFSDADFGLSGIILGMLNQFGSQAGIVIGLVLILAVMFGVSFIKKPSAKEE; this is translated from the coding sequence ATGATGAAGTTCATATTGGATATTGTTAGTACACCAGCTATTTTAGTAGCTTTAATTGCAATCTTAGGATTAGTTCTTCAGAAGAAGAAATTACCTGATATTATTAAAGGTGGAATTAAGACCTTTGTTGGTTTCTTAGTTGTATCTGGTGGTGCAGGAATTGTACAAAATTCTTTGAATCCATTTGGTACCATGTTTGAACATGCTTTTCATTTATCTGGAGTTGTACCGAATAATGAAGCAATTGTAGCTGTAGCTTTAACCACATATGGCTCAGCTACTGCAATGATTATGTTTGCAGGTATGGTATTCAATATCTTAATTGCTCGTTTTACTCGATTCAAATATATCTTTTTAACAGGGCACCACACTCTATATATGGCGTGTATGATTGCGGTCATTTTATCAGTTGCTGGCTTTACAAGTTTGCCTCTTATCTTACTAGGTGGATTAGCGCTCGGTATTATTATGAGTATTTCCCCAGCATTTGTGCAAAAATATATGGTTCAATTAACTGGAAATGACAAGGTGGCTTTAGGTCATTTCAGTTCTTTGGGATATTGGTTGAGTGGTTTTACTGGTAGCCTTATCGGTGACAAATCAAAATCAACAGAGGACATTAAATTTCCAAAGAGTTTAGCTTTTTTACGTGATAGTACTGTTAGCATTACTTTATCTATGGCAGTTATTTACATTATTGTAGCTATCTTTGCAGGGTCAGAATATATAGAAAAAGAAATCAGTAATGGTACAAGTGGTCTAGTTTATGCTTTACAATTAGCAGGTCAATTTGCAGCAGGTGTATTTGTTATTTTAGCAGGTGTTCGCCTTATTTTGGGTGAAATTGTTCCAGCCTTTAAAGGTATTTCAGAGCGTCTTGTACCTAATTCAAAACCTGCTTTGGATTGTCCGATTGTTTATACTTATGCACCTAATGCAGTCCTAATTGGATTTATCTCTAGTTTTGTTGGTGGTTTAGTAAGTATGGCAATTATGATTGCTTCAGGAACGGTTGTCATCTTACCAGGCGTTGTGCCTCATTTCTTCTGTGGAGCGACTGCAGGTGTCATTGGGAATGCATCTGGTGGTGTTCGTGGAGCCACTATTGGAGCATTTTTACAAGGTATTTTAATTAGTTTTCTTCCAGTCTTTTTAATGCCAGTTTTGGGAGGACTTGGTTTCCAAGGGTCAACTTTCTCAGATGCAGATTTTGGTCTATCAGGAATTATTTTAGGAATGTTGAATCAATTTGGCTCACAAGCAGGCATTGTTATTGGTCTTGTTCTTATTCTAGCAGTTATGTTTGGAGTATCCTTTATTAAAAAGCCATCTGCAAAGGAGGAATAA
- a CDS encoding transketolase: MILSENREDELRKFATKIRLNTLRTLNHLGFGHYGGSLSIVEVLAVLYGEIMPMTPEIFASRDRDYFVLSKGHAGPALYSTLYLNGFFDKEFLHSLNTNGTKLPSHPDRNLTPGIDMTTGSLGQGISVATGLAYGQRIRKSPFYTYAIVGDGELNEGQCWEAIQFASHQQLSNLIVFVDDNKKQLDGFTKDICNPGDFVEKFSAFGFESIRVNGSDIREIYEGIIQLKQSNNSSPKCIVLDTIKGQGVRELEEMKSNHHLRPTVEERQMLTSVVERLSQELEETE, from the coding sequence ATGATTTTAAGTGAAAATAGAGAAGATGAGTTAAGAAAATTTGCAACAAAAATCCGATTAAATACTCTTAGAACATTGAATCATCTTGGATTCGGCCATTATGGAGGGAGTCTGTCTATAGTAGAAGTTTTAGCAGTGCTTTATGGTGAAATAATGCCGATGACTCCAGAAATATTTGCGTCACGAGATAGAGATTATTTTGTTTTATCCAAGGGACATGCTGGACCAGCTTTGTACAGCACACTCTATTTGAATGGTTTCTTTGACAAAGAATTCTTACATTCTTTAAATACAAATGGGACCAAATTACCGTCTCATCCTGATAGAAATCTAACGCCGGGCATAGATATGACAACTGGCTCTTTAGGACAGGGAATTAGTGTTGCAACCGGGCTTGCATATGGTCAGAGAATAAGAAAAAGTCCCTTTTATACCTATGCTATTGTTGGAGATGGTGAGTTAAATGAGGGACAATGTTGGGAGGCTATACAGTTTGCTTCTCATCAACAGTTATCTAATTTAATTGTATTTGTAGACGATAACAAAAAACAATTAGATGGTTTTACAAAGGATATTTGTAATCCAGGTGATTTTGTAGAAAAATTCTCAGCATTTGGGTTTGAATCCATTAGGGTCAATGGTTCAGATATTAGAGAAATTTATGAAGGGATTATCCAATTAAAACAGTCAAATAATTCATCCCCTAAGTGTATTGTATTAGATACTATTAAAGGTCAAGGAGTTCGAGAGCTGGAAGAAATGAAATCCAATCATCATCTTCGCCCTACTGTAGAGGAGAGACAAATGTTAACTTCAGTTGTAGAAAGATTAAGTCAGGAATTGGAGGAAACAGAATGA
- a CDS encoding transketolase family protein, which produces MMRSTKELRHVYRDFLLEANQSYSDIVVLEADLSSSMATNNLEKDFGDRYVNVGIMEAEMVGLAAGLSIQGFRPYLHTFGPFASRRVFDQLFISLGYAQLDATVIGSDAGVTAEMNGGTHMPFEEIGLLRLIPKSIIFEATDDIQFREILNQTLELKGLKYIRTIRKAPEAVYQGGEDFSKGYIELRHGEDVVIVASGIMVAPSIRVADELSKLGYSVGVIDLFRIKPIPEQIKTILSGKTIFTVENHNQIGGIGSALCELFSDDGITKIHRMGVQERFGQVGKMDYLLNEYGLSESNIKEKVLEFYNAR; this is translated from the coding sequence ATGATGAGAAGTACGAAAGAATTACGACATGTGTATAGAGATTTCCTTCTAGAAGCTAACCAAAGTTATTCTGATATAGTAGTTTTAGAAGCAGACTTGTCAAGTTCGATGGCTACTAATAATCTTGAAAAGGACTTTGGAGACCGTTATGTGAATGTTGGGATCATGGAAGCAGAAATGGTCGGGCTTGCAGCAGGTTTATCTATTCAGGGGTTTAGACCTTATCTTCATACATTTGGCCCTTTTGCTTCACGAAGAGTATTTGATCAATTATTTATTTCTCTTGGGTACGCACAATTGGATGCCACTGTAATTGGCTCAGATGCAGGAGTAACGGCAGAGATGAATGGTGGAACACATATGCCATTTGAAGAAATTGGATTGTTACGTTTAATTCCTAAATCAATCATTTTTGAAGCAACTGATGATATCCAATTTCGTGAAATCTTGAACCAGACATTAGAATTAAAAGGACTAAAATATATTCGAACAATTAGAAAAGCTCCAGAGGCTGTATATCAAGGTGGAGAAGATTTTTCTAAAGGCTACATTGAGTTAAGACACGGTGAAGATGTTGTAATAGTTGCTTCTGGCATAATGGTTGCTCCAAGTATTCGAGTTGCGGATGAACTGTCTAAATTAGGTTATTCAGTAGGTGTGATAGATTTATTTAGAATCAAACCGATACCAGAACAGATAAAAACAATATTAAGTGGAAAAACTATATTTACTGTAGAAAACCACAATCAGATAGGTGGAATTGGCAGTGCTTTATGTGAATTATTCTCTGATGATGGAATAACAAAAATTCATCGGATGGGTGTTCAAGAAAGATTCGGTCAAGTAGGGAAAATGGATTATCTTCTTAATGAGTATGGTTTGAGTGAATCGAATATAAAAGAGAAAGTTCTAGAGTTTTATAATGCAAGATAG
- the ilvD gene encoding dihydroxy-acid dehydratase: protein MTELDKRHRSSIYDSMVKSPNRAMLRATGMTDKDFETPIVGVISTWAENTPCNIHLHDFGKLAKEGVKSAGAWPVQFGTITVADGIAMGTPGMRFSLTSRDIIADSIEAAMGGHNVDAFVAIGGCDKNMPGSMIAIANMDIPAIFAYGGTIAPGNLDGKDIDLVSVFEGIGKWNHGDMTAEDVKRLECNACPGPGGCGGMYTANTMATAIEVLGMSLPGSSSHPAESADKKEDIEAAGRAVVKMLELGLKPSDILTREAFEDAITVTMALGGSTNATLHLLAIAHAANVDLSLEDFNTIQERVPHLADLKPSGQYVFQDLYEVGGVPAVMRYLLANGFLHGDRITCTGKTVAENLADFADLTPGQKVIMPLENPKRADGPLIILNGNLAPDGAVAKVSGVKVRRHVGPAKVFDSEEDAIQAVLTDEIVDGDVVVVRFVGPKGGPGMPEMLSLSSMIVGKGQGDKVALLTDGRFSGGTYGLVVGHIAPEAQDGGPIAYLRTGDIVTVDQDTKEISMAVSEEELEKRKAETTLPPLYSRGVLGKYAHIVSSASRGAVTDFWNMDKSGKK from the coding sequence ATGACTGAATTAGATAAACGTCACCGCAGTAGCATTTATGACAGCATGGTAAAATCACCAAACCGTGCCATGCTTCGTGCGACTGGTATGACAGATAAGGACTTTGAAACACCGATTGTAGGGGTTATTTCGACCTGGGCGGAAAATACACCATGTAACATTCACTTGCATGATTTCGGGAAATTGGCTAAAGAGGGTGTCAAATCAGCAGGTGCTTGGCCTGTGCAGTTTGGGACTATCACTGTAGCGGACGGGATTGCTATGGGAACGCCTGGTATGCGTTTCTCTTTGACATCTCGTGATATCATCGCGGACTCTATCGAGGCGGCGATGGGTGGTCACAACGTCGATGCCTTTGTCGCTATCGGTGGCTGTGACAAGAACATGCCTGGTTCTATGATTGCTATTGCTAATATGGATATCCCAGCTATTTTCGCCTATGGTGGAACCATTGCACCGGGAAATCTTGATGGCAAAGACATCGACTTGGTTTCTGTTTTTGAAGGTATCGGAAAATGGAATCACGGTGACATGACGGCTGAGGATGTGAAACGTCTTGAATGTAATGCCTGCCCTGGCCCTGGTGGTTGTGGTGGTATGTACACTGCTAATACCATGGCGACAGCTATTGAAGTTCTCGGTATGAGTTTGCCAGGTTCATCCTCTCACCCAGCTGAATCAGCTGACAAGAAAGAAGACATCGAAGCAGCAGGACGTGCTGTTGTTAAGATGTTGGAACTTGGTCTCAAACCATCAGATATCTTGACTCGTGAAGCCTTTGAAGATGCCATTACTGTGACTATGGCTCTCGGTGGTTCTACAAATGCCACTCTTCACTTGCTTGCTATTGCCCATGCGGCTAATGTTGACTTGTCACTTGAGGACTTCAATACGATCCAAGAGCGCGTGCCTCACTTGGCCGACTTGAAACCATCTGGTCAGTATGTCTTCCAAGACCTCTACGAAGTCGGTGGTGTGCCTGCGGTTATGAGATATCTCTTGGCAAATGGTTTCCTTCATGGAGACCGCATTACATGTACTGGTAAGACTGTTGCTGAGAACTTAGCTGACTTTGCAGACCTCACACCAGGTCAAAAAGTCATTATGCCACTTGAAAATCCAAAACGTGCAGATGGTCCGCTTATCATCTTGAACGGGAACCTTGCCCCTGACGGTGCGGTTGCCAAGGTATCAGGTGTTAAAGTGCGTCGTCACGTTGGTCCAGCTAAGGTTTTTGACTCAGAAGAAGATGCGATTCAGGCCGTTCTGACAGATGAAATCGTTGATGGCGATGTAGTCGTTGTTCGTTTCGTTGGACCTAAAGGTGGTCCTGGTATGCCTGAGATGCTGTCACTTTCATCAATGATCGTTGGTAAAGGTCAAGGAGACAAGGTTGCCCTCTTGACAGACGGCCGTTTCTCTGGTGGTACTTATGGTCTGGTTGTTGGACATATCGCTCCTGAAGCTCAGGATGGTGGACCAATCGCTTACCTTCGTACAGGTGATATCGTTACGGTTGACCAAGATACCAAAGAAATTTCCATGGCCGTATCCGAAGAAGAACTTGAAAAACGGAAGGCAGAAACAACCTTGCCACCACTTTACAGCCGTGGTGTCCTCGGTAAATACGCTCACATCGTATCATCTGCTTCACGCGGAGCCGTGACAGACTTCTGGAATATGGACAAGTCTGGTAAAAAATAA
- a CDS encoding metal-sulfur cluster assembly factor: MRDDIKINDRALALQDQIIEKLEKVFDTDVELDVYNLGLIYEINLDETGLCKIVMTFTDTACDCAESLPIEIVAGLKQIEGIEDVKVEVTWSPAWKITRISRYGRIALGLPPR; the protein is encoded by the coding sequence ATGAGAGACGATATCAAAATCAATGACCGCGCTTTGGCCTTACAAGACCAAATTATCGAAAAACTAGAGAAGGTTTTTGATACAGATGTGGAATTGGATGTGTACAATCTAGGATTGATTTATGAAATCAATCTGGACGAAACAGGGCTCTGTAAGATTGTCATGACCTTCACCGATACTGCCTGTGATTGTGCCGAAAGCCTGCCTATCGAAATCGTTGCAGGTCTGAAACAAATCGAGGGTATCGAAGATGTCAAGGTTGAAGTTACCTGGTCGCCTGCTTGGAAGATCACACGAATCAGTCGCTATGGCCGCATTGCCCTTGGACTGCCACCTCGTTAA
- the rgg gene encoding quorum-sensing system transcriptional regulator Rgg (Rgg, as the term is used in Streptococcus pneumoniae, is the lone quorum-sensing system transcriptional regulator related to proteins Rgg1, Rgg2, Rgg3, and Rgg4 of Streptococcus pyogenes.) — protein MEQIGKVFRQLRESRNISLRQATGGQFSPSMLSRFETGQSELSVEKFLFALENISASVEEILFLARGFQYDTDSELRKEIIDVFDPKNIAPLEDLYRREYQKHAHSQNKQKHILNAIIIKSYMKSMDERVELTAEEGRVLHDYLFSTEIWGIYELNLFSVSSPFLSVSLFTRYVREMVRKSDFLMEMSGNRNLFHTILLNGFLASIECEEFTNAHYFKRVIEEHFYNENETYFRIVYLWAEGLLDSKQGRVKEGQKKMEDAVHIFEMLGCNKSAEYYRKTTDC, from the coding sequence ATGGAGCAGATTGGAAAAGTCTTTAGACAATTACGAGAGTCAAGAAATATCTCGCTGAGACAAGCAACTGGGGGACAATTTTCGCCGTCTATGTTGTCCCGCTTTGAAACAGGTCAGAGTGAGCTTTCGGTGGAAAAGTTTTTATTTGCCCTAGAAAATATATCTGCCAGTGTAGAGGAAATCCTATTTCTGGCGAGAGGTTTTCAGTATGATACAGATTCTGAGTTGAGAAAAGAAATCATAGATGTTTTCGATCCAAAGAATATAGCTCCACTTGAGGACTTGTATCGCAGGGAGTATCAAAAGCATGCTCATTCTCAAAACAAACAGAAACATATTCTAAATGCCATTATTATCAAGTCTTATATGAAGAGTATGGATGAAAGGGTAGAGTTAACGGCAGAGGAAGGGAGAGTCCTTCATGACTACTTGTTTTCTACTGAGATTTGGGGGATCTATGAACTCAATTTATTTTCAGTCAGTTCACCATTTTTATCTGTTTCACTTTTTACTAGATATGTACGAGAAATGGTACGTAAATCTGATTTTCTAATGGAAATGTCTGGCAATCGAAACCTTTTTCACACTATACTATTGAATGGCTTTTTAGCCAGTATTGAGTGTGAAGAATTTACCAATGCCCATTATTTTAAACGTGTTATCGAAGAGCATTTCTACAATGAAAATGAGACCTATTTCCGAATTGTCTATTTGTGGGCGGAAGGTCTTCTTGATAGCAAGCAAGGCAGAGTCAAGGAAGGTCAGAAAAAGATGGAGGATGCTGTCCATATTTTTGAGATGCTTGGTTGTAACAAATCTGCCGAATACTATCGAAAAACGACCGATTGTTGA
- the hisS gene encoding histidine--tRNA ligase, which produces MKLQKPKGTQDILPAESAKWQYVEGFAREIFKRYNYAEVRTPIFEHYEVISRSVGDTTDIVTKEMYDFYDKGDRHITLRPEGTAPVVRSYVENKLFAPEVQKPSKFYYMGPMFRYERPQAGRLRQFHQIGVECFGSSNPATDVETIAMAAHFLKEIGIQGVKLHLNTLGNPESRAAYRQALIDYLTPLKETLSKDSQRRLEENPLRVLDSKEKEDKVAVENAPSILDFLDEESQAHFDAVRQMLENLGVDYIIDTNMVRGLDYYNHTIFEFITEIEGNDLTVCAGGRYDGLVSYFGGPETAGFGFGLGVERLLLILEKQGVALPIENALDVYIAVLGDGANVKALELVQALRQQGFKAERDYLNRKLKAQFKSADVFAAKTLITLGESEVESGQVTVKNNQTREEVQVSLETISQNFSEIFEKLGF; this is translated from the coding sequence ATGAAATTACAAAAACCAAAAGGAACGCAGGATATTTTACCTGCTGAGTCTGCCAAGTGGCAGTATGTTGAGGGCTTTGCCCGTGAGATTTTCAAGCGCTACAACTACGCAGAAGTGCGCACGCCCATTTTTGAGCATTACGAGGTTATCAGTCGCTCTGTCGGAGATACAACGGATATCGTAACTAAGGAAATGTATGACTTTTATGATAAGGGTGACCGTCATATCACCCTCCGTCCAGAAGGAACTGCGCCAGTTGTCCGTTCCTATGTGGAAAATAAACTCTTCGCCCCAGAAGTGCAAAAGCCAAGTAAGTTCTACTACATGGGACCTATGTTCCGCTATGAGCGTCCACAGGCAGGACGTTTGCGCCAGTTCCACCAGATTGGTGTCGAGTGCTTTGGCTCTAGTAATCCAGCTACCGATGTGGAAACCATCGCGATGGCAGCCCATTTCTTGAAAGAAATCGGCATCCAAGGTGTCAAATTGCACCTTAACACTCTTGGAAATCCTGAGAGCCGTGCGGCCTACCGTCAAGCCTTGATTGACTATTTGACACCGCTCAAGGAGACCTTGTCTAAGGATAGCCAGCGTCGCTTGGAGGAAAATCCTCTTCGTGTCTTGGACTCTAAGGAGAAAGAAGACAAGGTAGCAGTCGAGAATGCGCCTTCTATCTTAGACTTCCTTGATGAAGAAAGCCAAGCACACTTTGATGCTGTGCGTCAGATGTTGGAAAATCTTGGAGTAGACTATATCATCGATACCAATATGGTGCGTGGTCTGGACTACTACAACCACACCATTTTCGAGTTCATTACTGAGATTGAGGGCAATGACTTGACAGTCTGTGCGGGTGGTCGCTACGATGGTTTGGTTTCTTACTTTGGAGGCCCTGAAACTGCTGGATTTGGTTTTGGACTTGGTGTAGAGCGCCTGCTTCTCATTCTTGAAAAGCAAGGTGTGGCTCTCCCTATCGAAAACGCCCTAGATGTCTATATCGCAGTCTTGGGTGATGGAGCAAATGTCAAGGCCTTGGAATTGGTACAGGCTCTTCGCCAACAAGGATTCAAAGCAGAGCGTGATTACCTCAACCGTAAGCTCAAAGCTCAGTTCAAGTCAGCTGATGTCTTTGCGGCTAAGACCCTCATCACCCTAGGAGAGAGTGAAGTCGAAAGCGGACAAGTAACGGTCAAGAACAACCAAACTCGAGAAGAAGTGCAAGTGTCACTTGAGACAATCAGCCAAAACTTCTCAGAAATCTTTGAAAAACTAGGATTTTAA
- a CDS encoding helix-turn-helix transcriptional regulator translates to MQLKNRLKELRARDGFNQTELAKLAGVSRQTISLLERDEYTPSIIIALKISQIFNETVESVFRLEEDE, encoded by the coding sequence ATGCAACTAAAAAACCGTCTAAAAGAGCTGCGAGCTCGCGATGGTTTCAATCAAACCGAACTAGCTAAGCTGGCAGGAGTTTCCAGACAGACCATTAGTCTATTAGAACGGGATGAATACACCCCGTCCATTATCATTGCCCTGAAAATATCTCAAATTTTCAACGAAACAGTCGAATCGGTATTTCGCTTGGAGGAGGACGAGTGA